In a single window of the Polynucleobacter sp. MWH-UH24A genome:
- the bioD gene encoding dethiobiotin synthase has protein sequence MNHSYFVAGTDTEIGKTLVTAALVYKLNNLNPGSACAYKPVVAGTYRNDDGTLCNEDLESYALVQDPTIPQSTICPYVLDTPAAPHLVAAAHGKYLELDRMVQAYQTLQTRVTHVIAEGAGGFLTPIDDSHDLSGFAQRIQVPIILTVGMRLGCINHTLLTVEAIKQRGLTLAGWIANCIDPNMAYLNENITTLRHRIKAPLLGSIAHLPPSLQKKTNAPYSIDAIKFAAAAIALP, from the coding sequence ATGAATCATTCCTACTTTGTAGCTGGTACAGACACTGAGATTGGTAAAACTTTAGTCACTGCAGCGCTGGTTTACAAATTGAACAATCTCAATCCAGGGTCAGCATGTGCCTACAAGCCAGTCGTCGCAGGGACCTACCGCAACGATGATGGCACGCTTTGCAACGAGGATTTGGAAAGCTATGCGCTAGTCCAAGATCCTACAATTCCCCAAAGTACGATCTGTCCTTATGTATTAGATACTCCAGCCGCACCTCATCTAGTCGCAGCAGCACATGGCAAGTACTTAGAACTTGATCGCATGGTGCAAGCGTATCAAACCCTACAAACACGAGTAACCCATGTGATTGCCGAGGGTGCAGGTGGATTTTTAACTCCCATTGATGATAGCCATGATCTCTCTGGATTTGCCCAGCGTATTCAGGTGCCCATAATTTTGACCGTGGGGATGCGTTTAGGTTGCATCAATCACACACTTCTCACGGTGGAGGCCATCAAACAGCGTGGTCTCACGCTAGCTGGTTGGATCGCCAATTGCATCGATCCCAATATGGCTTATTTAAACGAAAACATTACAACGCTTCGACACCGAATTAAGGCACCGCTATTAGGTAGCATTGCACATTTACCACCAAGCTTACAGAAAAAAACGAATGCGCCCTATTCGATTGATGCGATTAAATTTGCTGCTGCGGCAATCGCCCTACCCTGA
- a CDS encoding 8-amino-7-oxononanoate synthase, protein MPFALDQIDTELATLDRELLRRSIRSVDTPCGPEIQIQGRSLLAFCSNDYLGLANHPELIAALSEGAARFGTGSGASHLISGHHVIHDELEAKLASTQAGAIPNVRALFFSTGYVANLSVITALGLIGNKKISIYSAALNHASLIDGIRLARGQGSVDLHLFDHHHLEALDDILRNDSTPHKLIVIDGVFSMDGDLAPVQKLLRLANQYDALLMIDDAHGFGVLGKHGYGILEDQTIFSDRIIYIGTLGKAAGLNGAFVCAHEKIIAWLIQKARPYIYSTASSPALAFAVLRSISLMEGEKGQELRALLQQNIALWKKESTFTRWKRLESDTAIQPIMVGSNETALQLARALDQFGYWIPAIRPPTVPKGKARLRMTLSAAHTKEQIKGLCNVLSELESSLPPS, encoded by the coding sequence ATGCCTTTTGCTCTTGATCAAATTGATACAGAACTAGCAACACTGGATCGTGAGCTACTGCGCCGATCCATTCGGTCGGTGGATACCCCATGTGGCCCTGAGATTCAAATACAGGGGCGATCATTGCTAGCATTTTGTAGCAATGATTATTTGGGGCTTGCCAACCATCCTGAGTTAATTGCCGCCCTATCTGAAGGGGCTGCACGTTTTGGCACGGGTAGCGGTGCTTCGCATTTAATTAGTGGCCATCATGTAATCCATGACGAGCTCGAAGCAAAATTAGCATCGACTCAAGCCGGCGCCATTCCAAATGTACGTGCTCTATTTTTCTCAACCGGATATGTTGCTAACCTAAGTGTAATTACCGCTTTAGGCTTAATTGGAAACAAAAAAATAAGTATTTACTCTGCGGCTCTTAACCATGCATCACTCATTGATGGGATTCGTCTTGCCCGCGGGCAAGGGTCTGTCGATCTCCATCTCTTTGATCACCATCATTTAGAAGCTCTTGACGATATTTTGCGCAATGACTCGACCCCACATAAATTAATCGTGATTGATGGGGTCTTTAGTATGGATGGCGATCTCGCTCCAGTTCAAAAGCTTTTGCGCCTAGCCAATCAATATGATGCGCTCCTCATGATTGATGATGCACATGGATTTGGTGTGCTCGGTAAGCATGGATATGGAATCTTAGAGGACCAAACGATCTTCTCAGACCGCATTATCTATATTGGTACGCTGGGCAAAGCCGCTGGTCTCAATGGTGCCTTTGTTTGCGCCCATGAAAAAATTATTGCGTGGTTGATTCAGAAAGCAAGACCCTATATTTACAGCACAGCCAGCTCGCCCGCATTAGCTTTTGCTGTACTGCGCAGTATTTCTCTAATGGAAGGTGAGAAGGGGCAAGAATTACGGGCACTTTTGCAACAAAACATCGCGCTTTGGAAAAAGGAATCGACCTTTACCCGTTGGAAGCGATTGGAATCAGATACCGCAATTCAGCCAATTATGGTTGGCAGTAATGAGACTGCATTGCAGCTAGCTAGAGCCTTAGATCAATTTGGCTATTGGATACCGGCAATCCGTCCACCAACGGTTCCCAAGGGCAAAGCGCGCTTAAGAATGACTTTATCGGCCGCGCATACTAAAGAACAGATTAAGGGGCTCTGCAATGTGTTATCTGAGCTAGAGTCCTCATTGCCACCATCATGA
- the bioA gene encoding adenosylmethionine--8-amino-7-oxononanoate transaminase, which produces MNKPSHSLDWVSRSLASVWHPCTQMKDHEAYPLIAIASGNGPWLEDTQGRRFIDAISSWWTNLFGHANPRINQAIVQQLQSIEHVMLAGFTHQPVVELSERLSTLTNGHLGHAFYASDGASAVEIALKMSHHFWKIQGKPNKKEFICLANSYHGETLGALSVTDVSVFRDAYGSLLNPAHIVMSPDSRAATEQISSEEVIDLALKNLEECLAQHHQTIAALIIEPLVQCAGQMAMHAPRYVKGAKQLCEQYDVHLIADEIAVGCGRTGTFFACEQAGIWPDLMTLSKGISAGYLPLSICLSTDRIYSAFYSDHMTATFLHSHSYTGNPLACRAALAGLDIFHEDAVLEMNKVRSQWIQEAFIWTRDHRSIEHVRQQGMIMAFDVKASAISNPVSFSKAMFQQGLCEGVLIRPIGRTVYVMPPYILSADEVQQMSRAIERTLYAVLQKV; this is translated from the coding sequence ATGAATAAACCGAGTCATTCCTTAGACTGGGTCAGCCGAAGCCTTGCCTCGGTTTGGCACCCCTGTACCCAAATGAAAGATCATGAGGCGTATCCATTAATTGCAATTGCCTCTGGAAATGGGCCGTGGCTTGAGGATACGCAAGGGCGCCGGTTCATCGATGCAATTAGTTCCTGGTGGACCAATTTATTTGGTCACGCCAATCCACGCATCAATCAAGCAATCGTCCAACAACTCCAAAGCATTGAGCATGTGATGCTTGCGGGGTTTACTCATCAACCGGTGGTTGAACTATCCGAACGTTTAAGTACTTTGACTAACGGTCATTTAGGGCATGCGTTTTATGCCAGCGATGGTGCATCGGCAGTTGAAATTGCACTGAAGATGAGCCATCACTTTTGGAAGATTCAGGGTAAGCCGAATAAAAAGGAATTTATTTGTTTAGCAAATAGCTATCACGGAGAAACCTTAGGCGCTCTAAGCGTGACCGATGTCTCTGTATTTCGCGATGCCTATGGATCGCTTCTCAATCCGGCACATATTGTTATGTCACCCGATTCTCGAGCTGCAACAGAGCAAATCTCAAGCGAGGAAGTTATTGATTTGGCGCTTAAGAATCTTGAGGAATGTTTAGCCCAACACCATCAAACCATTGCGGCCTTAATCATTGAGCCCCTAGTGCAATGCGCAGGCCAAATGGCAATGCATGCGCCACGGTATGTGAAAGGGGCCAAGCAACTGTGTGAGCAATACGATGTGCATCTGATTGCCGATGAAATCGCCGTGGGCTGTGGTCGGACGGGCACATTCTTTGCTTGTGAACAAGCCGGTATTTGGCCCGATCTCATGACGCTATCCAAAGGAATTAGTGCGGGCTATCTACCCCTATCCATTTGCCTAAGTACCGATAGGATTTACTCCGCGTTTTACAGTGATCACATGACGGCAACGTTCTTGCATTCCCATTCCTATACCGGCAACCCATTAGCGTGTCGCGCTGCACTCGCAGGATTAGATATTTTTCATGAGGATGCAGTGCTTGAAATGAATAAAGTACGTAGTCAATGGATTCAGGAGGCGTTTATTTGGACTCGTGATCATCGATCCATTGAGCATGTTCGTCAACAAGGAATGATCATGGCGTTTGATGTGAAAGCATCTGCGATTTCAAACCCAGTCTCATTCTCAAAAGCGATGTTTCAGCAAGGTTTGTGCGAAGGTGTGTTAATTCGACCCATCGGTCGTACTGTCTATGTGATGCCACCTTATATTCTTTCTGCAGACGAAGTCCAACAGATGAGTCGTGCAATTGAGCGCACCTTATATGCCGTTTTACAAAAAGTCTAG
- the bioB gene encoding biotin synthase BioB: protein MSASPSISPLVQVKPSSTTTYPIWTLEQIAALFELPFHELMFRAQETHRQYFPGGDVELATLLSIKTGGCPEDCGYCPQAARYHTDVKATKLLDLDEVLEAARAAKAAGSNRFCMGAAWREPKDRDVEKVAAMIRGVKELGLETCATLGMLEPSQAKALRDAGLDFYNHNLDTSEDFYPNVIQTRSYQDRLDTLQHVRDAGMSVCCGGIIGMGESREQRVAFIARLANLNPYPESVPINHLVPVAGTPLADQAKLDPLEFVRTIAVARITMPNARVRLSAGRQELGKAVQAMCFQAGANSIFYGDQLLTTGNPEALADRQLLAELGLKTKESCKAEVQV, encoded by the coding sequence ATGTCAGCATCACCATCGATCTCACCCTTGGTTCAGGTTAAGCCAAGCTCAACCACTACCTATCCAATTTGGACGCTTGAGCAGATTGCGGCGCTATTTGAACTTCCTTTTCATGAATTGATGTTTCGGGCTCAGGAAACCCATCGCCAGTATTTTCCAGGAGGCGATGTGGAATTAGCCACATTACTTTCGATTAAGACGGGGGGTTGCCCTGAGGATTGTGGCTATTGCCCTCAAGCAGCGCGTTATCACACCGATGTTAAAGCGACAAAACTCTTGGATTTAGATGAAGTGCTAGAGGCTGCCAGGGCGGCCAAAGCAGCTGGCTCTAATCGATTTTGTATGGGCGCTGCATGGCGCGAGCCCAAAGACCGTGATGTTGAAAAAGTAGCCGCGATGATTCGGGGTGTTAAGGAGCTGGGGCTTGAGACCTGTGCGACGCTTGGAATGCTAGAGCCCAGTCAGGCAAAGGCTTTGCGGGACGCAGGCCTGGATTTTTATAACCATAATTTGGATACCAGTGAAGACTTCTATCCAAATGTGATCCAGACCCGTAGCTACCAAGATCGGTTGGATACTTTGCAGCATGTTCGCGATGCCGGGATGTCCGTATGCTGTGGTGGAATTATTGGCATGGGGGAATCGAGGGAGCAGCGGGTGGCATTCATTGCACGTTTAGCCAATTTGAATCCCTATCCAGAATCGGTACCTATTAATCATTTGGTCCCAGTAGCTGGAACCCCTTTGGCCGATCAAGCTAAATTAGATCCGTTGGAATTTGTTCGAACGATTGCCGTAGCTCGTATCACAATGCCCAATGCCCGAGTTCGCTTATCGGCTGGTCGTCAAGAGCTTGGAAAAGCGGTTCAGGCCATGTGTTTTCAGGCGGGCGCAAACTCTATTTTTTATGGCGATCAACTGCTCACCACCGGCAATCCTGAGGCGCTAGCCGATCGCCAGTTGCTCGCTGAGCTTGGCTTAAAAACAAAGGAAAGCTGTAAAGCTGAAGTCCAGGTATGA
- the coq7 gene encoding 2-polyprenyl-3-methyl-6-methoxy-1,4-benzoquinone monooxygenase, which yields MSRLERISQSPIDRLIGEFDTALRAIAGGANYTRPIPRTFIENGSSQEQALTSDLDLSPQDRTHVAGLMRVNHVGEVCAQALYQSQKFLAKTPETRALLNQAAKEEMDHMAWCEERLRELDSRPSLLNPLWYAGAFGIGLVAGLAGDRWSLGFVAETEKQVERHLDDHLEKLPEADLRSRAIVEQMRIDEIEHGASAIAAGGQELPRPIQTLMAGISKIMTTTAYKI from the coding sequence ATGAGTCGTTTGGAACGCATCAGTCAAAGCCCAATCGATCGCTTGATTGGTGAGTTTGATACTGCTTTGCGAGCAATTGCTGGTGGTGCCAATTACACACGACCAATACCTAGGACCTTTATTGAAAATGGCTCAAGTCAAGAGCAAGCACTTACTTCAGACCTTGATTTAAGTCCTCAAGACCGTACCCATGTGGCCGGTTTAATGCGCGTTAATCATGTCGGCGAGGTCTGCGCCCAAGCGCTCTATCAATCCCAAAAATTTCTAGCCAAGACTCCCGAAACTCGCGCCTTATTAAATCAGGCGGCAAAAGAGGAAATGGATCATATGGCCTGGTGCGAGGAGCGCCTCAGGGAACTTGATTCTCGCCCCAGTCTTTTAAATCCACTCTGGTACGCTGGCGCATTTGGAATCGGTTTGGTGGCGGGACTTGCTGGCGATCGTTGGAGTTTGGGTTTTGTGGCAGAAACTGAAAAGCAGGTCGAGCGGCACTTAGATGATCACCTTGAGAAACTTCCTGAAGCGGACCTTCGCTCCCGTGCCATTGTGGAGCAGATGCGGATTGATGAAATTGAGCACGGCGCAAGCGCAATCGCTGCAGGAGGTCAAGAATTACCCCGGCCCATTCAGACGCTCATGGCGGGAATTTCCAAAATCATGACAACGACCGCTTATAAAATCTAG
- the mraZ gene encoding division/cell wall cluster transcriptional repressor MraZ, translating into MFQGASALNLDAKGRMSVPARHRDALLLQGEGRVTLTKHPDGCLLLFPRPEWEAFRARVAQLPMDAHWWRRIFLGNAAEIDLDGAGRILITPELRTAANIEREIMLLGMGSHLEIWDANTYAAKEQAAIAQGMPDALKQFTF; encoded by the coding sequence TTGTTTCAAGGTGCTTCAGCTCTCAATCTCGATGCAAAAGGTCGCATGTCGGTGCCGGCAAGGCATCGTGATGCTTTATTGCTGCAGGGTGAAGGCCGCGTTACCTTAACCAAGCACCCCGATGGGTGTTTGTTGCTATTTCCAAGACCTGAGTGGGAAGCGTTTCGAGCTCGAGTTGCGCAATTGCCTATGGATGCGCATTGGTGGCGAAGAATTTTTTTGGGTAATGCCGCTGAAATTGATTTAGATGGCGCTGGACGCATTCTGATTACACCCGAGCTACGAACTGCCGCAAACATTGAGCGCGAAATTATGTTGTTGGGTATGGGTTCGCATTTAGAAATCTGGGATGCCAACACGTATGCAGCAAAAGAACAAGCTGCAATTGCGCAGGGCATGCCAGACGCATTAAAACAATTTACCTTTTGA
- the rsmH gene encoding 16S rRNA (cytosine(1402)-N(4))-methyltransferase RsmH, which yields MNNIHRPVLLAEAVTAMISGPSFQPNSAVIIDGTFGRGGHAQALLDTLGKEIRLIAFDKDPEAIAKAQTLRDPRLQIIHSSFANMEQYLQSESVDAVLLDLGISSPQIDTPERGFSFRFEGPLDMRMDTTRGISAQEWLVSAAVDEIAQVIKTFGEERFATSIARAIVKQREEGHPVQTTKGLAELIASVVKTREPGQDPATRTFQAIRIFINQELSDLEKGLSAALKLLKVGGRLVVISFHSLEDRIVKQFMQAHAQVNVPRELPIRAKDLPQGDLEIIARIKPSATEVYENPRARSAVMRVAQKRGDLS from the coding sequence ATGAACAATATCCATCGCCCAGTGTTACTGGCCGAGGCAGTCACCGCCATGATCAGTGGACCATCCTTTCAACCCAATTCTGCGGTAATCATCGATGGAACCTTCGGACGAGGTGGGCATGCACAAGCACTGTTGGATACGCTTGGCAAGGAAATCAGGCTCATCGCATTCGACAAAGATCCCGAAGCAATTGCGAAAGCGCAAACCCTTCGCGACCCACGCTTACAAATCATTCATTCAAGTTTTGCAAATATGGAGCAGTACCTTCAGTCAGAGTCCGTCGACGCGGTACTACTCGACTTGGGGATCAGTTCACCGCAAATCGATACACCAGAGCGCGGATTCTCATTCCGGTTCGAGGGCCCGCTTGATATGCGTATGGATACGACACGCGGAATCTCTGCACAGGAATGGCTCGTCAGTGCAGCCGTCGATGAGATTGCACAGGTGATCAAAACCTTTGGTGAGGAGCGATTTGCGACATCCATAGCGCGCGCAATTGTGAAACAGCGCGAAGAGGGGCACCCTGTTCAAACCACTAAGGGTTTGGCAGAGCTGATTGCAAGCGTAGTGAAAACGCGAGAACCTGGGCAGGACCCAGCAACGCGAACGTTTCAAGCGATTCGGATTTTCATTAATCAAGAATTAAGCGATCTTGAGAAGGGGCTATCGGCCGCACTCAAGCTATTAAAAGTAGGCGGTCGATTGGTAGTAATTAGCTTTCATTCCTTAGAGGACCGTATTGTTAAGCAGTTCATGCAAGCGCATGCGCAAGTTAATGTCCCCCGTGAATTACCCATACGAGCAAAGGATTTACCGCAGGGCGATTTAGAAATCATTGCTCGGATTAAGCCCAGTGCAACGGAAGTTTATGAAAACCCCCGTGCACGTTCAGCAGTAATGCGAGTTGCGCAGAAAAGAGGTGATCTCTCATGA
- the ftsL gene encoding cell division protein FtsL has protein sequence MNRATLSLLVLLLICALSLVTSQQKTRKLFVSLERAQAQERKLNQEWLRLEFEQRNLSKSARIRDVARNQLRMSPITPDRTLYFKEGL, from the coding sequence ATGAATCGCGCTACGCTCAGCCTGCTTGTGTTGCTATTGATTTGTGCATTATCGCTGGTTACGTCTCAACAAAAAACGAGAAAGTTATTTGTATCTTTGGAACGTGCCCAAGCCCAAGAGCGTAAGTTAAATCAAGAATGGCTTAGATTAGAGTTTGAACAGCGCAATCTCTCTAAATCCGCTCGGATTCGTGATGTGGCTCGCAATCAATTGCGAATGAGTCCAATCACTCCAGATCGTACCTTGTATTTCAAGGAGGGCCTATGA
- a CDS encoding penicillin-binding protein 2, with amino-acid sequence MKPVGFSTSPNVVLRLPMWRSRLMLFLLFVAFVALVIRAFWIQGPGNGFYEAKAVKGVQREIEMRATRGKILDRNGQLIATSLEAKAVIAYTDNIPTDLAPEKITQLAKLLEMSEAEIKKRFADERNQVFLKRQVDPEIAQQVRRLEIPGIGLNNEYRRHYPEGEAMAHVVGFTNVEDRGQEGIELARDKELAAHPGKRRVVVDRLGRIVNDIAILQFPQDGQDLQLSIDSKIQYIAYNALKSAVEKHRAKAGGAVVLDVRTGEILALANWPSYNPNSRKALTGEQLRNRVLTDTFEPGSTMKPFPVALALEQGKVQPETNMTIGQKLLVGPKPITDTHPYGMLTVSQVIQKSSNIGTAKLALQLEPREMWDLFAAVGFGQAPNIGFPGTVTGRLHPYQKWGQSDQARMSFGYGISTSLFQLARAYTIFARDGELVPTTILRSPDYKPGTRIITAKTAIEMRNMLETVTEQGGTAVTARAEGFRVGGKTGTSHKVEGKGYASNKYRAFFVGLAPISAPRIVVAVMVDEPSVGGYFGGQVAAPVFSTIVSETLRSLNVSPDINERTVVQAPDSQPLTGSLQKVALKQ; translated from the coding sequence ATGAAACCAGTTGGCTTCTCGACCTCTCCAAACGTTGTGTTGCGACTACCAATGTGGCGTTCGCGATTGATGTTGTTTTTATTATTTGTTGCGTTCGTAGCTTTGGTCATTCGTGCATTTTGGATTCAGGGTCCAGGGAATGGATTCTATGAGGCCAAAGCAGTCAAGGGCGTACAGCGCGAAATTGAGATGCGCGCAACACGTGGAAAAATTTTGGATCGTAATGGTCAGTTAATTGCAACGAGTCTTGAGGCAAAGGCCGTGATTGCATATACAGATAACATCCCGACCGATTTGGCTCCAGAAAAAATTACCCAACTCGCCAAGCTCTTGGAGATGAGTGAAGCAGAGATCAAAAAGCGCTTTGCTGATGAGCGTAATCAAGTATTTTTGAAGCGTCAGGTTGATCCGGAGATTGCTCAACAAGTCCGTCGTTTAGAAATCCCTGGTATTGGGCTAAATAACGAATATCGTCGCCATTACCCAGAAGGTGAGGCGATGGCTCATGTGGTTGGCTTTACCAATGTGGAAGATCGGGGTCAAGAAGGAATTGAGTTGGCGCGCGATAAAGAGTTGGCTGCTCACCCGGGTAAACGGCGGGTTGTGGTCGACCGTTTGGGACGAATCGTCAATGACATTGCGATCTTGCAATTTCCACAGGACGGTCAAGATCTTCAACTCTCAATCGATAGCAAGATTCAATACATTGCGTATAACGCCTTAAAGAGCGCAGTTGAAAAGCATCGTGCAAAAGCAGGTGGCGCGGTAGTGCTTGATGTGCGCACCGGTGAAATTTTGGCATTAGCTAATTGGCCAAGCTATAACCCGAATTCTCGTAAAGCGCTTACCGGAGAGCAACTTCGGAATCGCGTCCTCACCGATACATTTGAGCCGGGTTCCACGATGAAACCCTTCCCTGTTGCTCTTGCACTTGAGCAGGGTAAGGTGCAGCCTGAAACCAATATGACCATTGGTCAAAAGTTATTAGTGGGACCTAAACCGATCACAGATACTCATCCTTATGGAATGTTGACAGTATCGCAAGTGATTCAAAAGTCGAGCAATATTGGAACGGCAAAATTAGCGTTACAGCTTGAGCCACGAGAGATGTGGGACTTATTTGCTGCGGTTGGTTTTGGACAGGCTCCAAATATTGGATTCCCTGGTACGGTGACAGGGCGTTTGCATCCCTATCAAAAATGGGGCCAAAGCGATCAAGCCCGCATGTCCTTTGGTTATGGAATTTCAACTTCCTTATTTCAGTTAGCACGTGCTTATACGATCTTTGCTCGCGATGGCGAGTTAGTGCCCACCACTATTTTGCGCAGCCCAGATTACAAACCGGGCACTCGGATTATTACCGCTAAGACTGCGATTGAGATGCGCAATATGTTGGAGACAGTCACTGAGCAAGGCGGTACTGCGGTGACAGCGCGAGCCGAAGGATTTCGGGTTGGAGGAAAAACTGGGACTTCGCATAAGGTCGAGGGTAAGGGCTACGCATCAAATAAATACCGAGCGTTCTTTGTTGGTTTGGCACCCATCAGCGCGCCACGTATTGTGGTTGCGGTGATGGTTGATGAGCCCTCTGTAGGCGGCTATTTTGGTGGGCAAGTTGCGGCACCAGTGTTCTCGACAATTGTGAGCGAGACACTACGCAGTTTAAACGTTTCCCCTGATATCAATGAGCGCACGGTGGTACAGGCTCCGGATTCTCAACCGTTAACCGGTTCATTGCAAAAAGTGGCACTCAAGCAATGA
- a CDS encoding UDP-N-acetylmuramoyl-L-alanyl-D-glutamate--2,6-diaminopimelate ligase: MTHHDVLPYLRQFLQSSAKFVADTRILAKGDVFLAYSVGHGKALRDGRIYIAQALSQGAAFVLYEPHLQGAQGFNWESELDERCIAVPDLASHAGWLSAQWFGNPSEVIPVIGVTGTNGKTSVTQWLAQSLSEKAGVIGTLGCGFVNRLQGLGYTTPDAPRLQMEMASLKAQGANYIALEVSSHALEQGRVQGTHFACAIFTNLSQDHLDYHGTMAEYGAAKARLFYDFHPKNIVINIDDAFGRELLMRLVTREEVVIWAYGMSQSSFDGLEKLRSRFKAIYFQEYAFENNAYQCQLSIDGTSCSTAIPLLGLFNLSNALAVISTLMVFGVSVPDALQRVSNLKPVLGRMEVIQSDRSDAPLMVVDYAHTPDALLKVLETLRSIAQSRGGKLVCVFGCGGDRDQEKRPRMGAVAQSMADHVIVTSDNPRTEDPQEIMNMIVAGMSDHHNSSVELITDRAAAIMTAVRQAQAHDVVLVAGKGHETTQEIKGKRFDFSDQAHLRLVSGGSN; encoded by the coding sequence ATGACCCATCACGACGTGTTGCCTTATTTAAGGCAATTTCTTCAATCCAGTGCAAAGTTTGTTGCGGATACTCGCATTCTTGCAAAGGGCGATGTATTTCTGGCCTATTCTGTTGGACACGGTAAAGCCTTGCGCGATGGACGAATTTATATTGCTCAAGCTCTTTCGCAAGGCGCTGCATTTGTGTTGTATGAACCGCATCTTCAGGGAGCTCAAGGCTTTAATTGGGAATCCGAGTTAGATGAGCGGTGTATTGCAGTTCCAGATCTCGCAAGCCATGCAGGATGGTTAAGCGCACAGTGGTTTGGCAACCCCAGCGAAGTGATTCCAGTAATTGGCGTGACCGGCACCAATGGTAAGACGAGCGTGACGCAGTGGCTTGCACAAAGTCTATCTGAGAAGGCTGGGGTCATTGGCACTCTTGGCTGTGGCTTTGTAAACCGATTGCAAGGGTTGGGGTACACCACCCCAGATGCGCCTCGCTTGCAAATGGAAATGGCTAGTTTAAAAGCACAGGGTGCTAACTATATTGCGCTTGAAGTGTCCTCTCACGCATTGGAACAAGGGCGTGTTCAGGGGACTCACTTTGCTTGCGCTATCTTTACCAATCTAAGTCAAGACCATTTGGACTACCACGGCACGATGGCGGAGTATGGCGCGGCAAAAGCCCGACTTTTTTATGATTTTCATCCAAAGAATATCGTCATTAATATCGATGATGCTTTTGGGCGTGAGCTATTAATGCGGCTGGTGACACGCGAGGAAGTTGTGATATGGGCATATGGCATGTCTCAATCCTCGTTTGATGGGTTGGAGAAGCTTCGGAGTCGATTTAAAGCCATTTATTTTCAGGAATACGCATTCGAAAATAATGCTTATCAATGCCAGTTAAGTATTGATGGAACAAGTTGTTCCACAGCAATTCCTTTATTAGGTCTTTTTAATTTAAGTAATGCCCTCGCAGTAATTTCTACTTTGATGGTTTTTGGTGTATCCGTTCCAGATGCGCTACAGCGCGTCTCTAACCTAAAGCCAGTTCTTGGTCGCATGGAAGTGATTCAGAGTGATCGCAGCGATGCTCCTCTGATGGTTGTTGATTACGCCCATACTCCGGATGCATTACTAAAGGTATTAGAGACCTTAAGATCGATAGCCCAATCGCGTGGTGGAAAGTTGGTATGTGTGTTTGGTTGTGGTGGCGATCGGGATCAAGAAAAACGTCCCAGGATGGGAGCTGTAGCGCAATCAATGGCTGATCATGTGATTGTCACAAGCGATAACCCGCGCACCGAAGATCCGCAAGAGATTATGAACATGATTGTGGCGGGCATGAGTGATCATCACAATTCATCTGTTGAGCTAATTACGGATCGCGCCGCAGCCATCATGACTGCAGTTAGGCAAGCTCAAGCTCACGATGTTGTTCTCGTTGCCGGTAAGGGCCATGAGACCACCCAAGAGATCAAGGGAAAGCGTTTTGATTTTTCGGATCAGGCGCACTTACGTTTAGTCAGTGGAGGGTCAAATTGA